ATCGATCCCCTGATCTTCGACATGCTCTCGCCGCTGTTTGTGGCGGTGTTCGTTCTGGGGGTATTGTTCCAGCTCGGGCTGTTCCGGTTCGGCTACGTGACGAAACTGGTGGCGGTGATTCCGGGGGCGCGGCGGTGGACCGCCGGGGAAGAGTCCTCCAGTTAACTCCACCACTATCGCTACTCGGGAGAGGTAGTTTTTTCTCGCCCGGTGCGGTTCGCCCCGCTATGAGCGAGCGGGTGTTCGGGGAATACTACGTCCCCGACGTGATTCCGGAGTCAGACGTCCACTACTTCGACCTCGACGGGGACCGATCACGACGGGCCGGGTGGGGCAAATCGCCGGCAATCCTCGTCGTGGATCTGACGCGAGCATTCACCGAGGAACGCCCCGCGGTGAGTCAGCCGTGCGTGGAGGCAACCGCAGACCTTCTGGAAGTGGCCCGGGACGCCGGCGTTCCGGTCGTGTACACGACCCCGACTCCCGCCGGTACGTACCCCCGTGACTACCGGAAACCGACGATCCGATCGTCCGATGGAGCGCCGAGTGACGAGCACAGACAGTGGGTGCAGAAACTGGACGAGATCGTCCCGGAAGTCGAACCCGAGGACGGAGAACAAGTGTTCGAGAAACCCCGTGCGAGTGCCTTTTTCGATACGCACCTCTCGAACTACCTTCACCACTACGGGATCGACACGCTGATCGTGGCAGGAATGTCGACGAGCGGGTGTGTCCGGGCGACCGTCGTCGACGGCCACTCCAGCAACTTTCGGATGATCGTGCCCCCCGAGTGCGTGGCGGATCGGTCGGTGACGTCCCACGAGGTGTCCCTGTTCGACATGGACATGAAGTACGCCGACGTCACCCCGCTGGCGACAGTCACGGAGCGACTCGAGGCGGACGACTGAATCTGGCGGCTGACGGTGTCGCCCGCTATCAGCCGGTCACAGGGGCCAGATCTGACGTATCCGCGTAGTCACACTCCGGGAGTATCGGGCAGCCGAGACAGGAGTGGAATCCCGGCACCTGAGTCACGTCTGGACCCATGCCGACGACGCCGCTTATCGTCTTGTTCGGGACGTTCAATCCGTTGTCCAACAGCCTGACGTCTATCTCCTCGGCGGGGAGAGTTTCGAAGACGTATTTCCGATTCGCAAGCGGCCAGTCGTACCCGCCGTCGCCGGGCGTGAACAGCCGCGTGGTGTTCCAGCCGTTCGCATCGGCCACGTCCCGGATCTCCTCGCCGACGGTTTCCGTGAGCACCGTAAGCGCCACGTTCTCGACGGCGTCGCGAACGAATTCCTCGAACAACTGCTGACCGTCGTCCCCGCCGTCCGACAGTTCCCCCGCGGTGACGATGACGCTGCAGACGTACTCCGCGTCCGTCAACAAGTCCGGCGGATCGTAGGCGCCGATCCCGGAGCCGTCGGTTTCGAGGATCCGGTACATCCCTCGCGGGTCGAGGTCCGCCAGGACCGCCGGTCGAAGCTCTGTGACCGTCTCCCGGAGTTTCTCCTCCGAATGCCGGGAGCCCATCCACTTCGGAAACGGCGGCCGGTTTAGGATCTCCTCGACCGGCAGGTCGATGTCTATCTCCTCCAGCCGGCGAATCTCCCCCACCTTCAGGGACATGTCCGTAAGATCTCTTGTTGGGACTTAACGGTTTTCGGAGTTGTCATACACTGGGACAAACCTCCGAAGTAGTGTTCGATCAGATTCCGGATGCGGTCGGAAATACGGTGCACGATACAGTCAATAGGGATCGCGCCGTACGGTGAAACGAGAGGTCGTCGACATGCAGGAGTTGAAACTCGTCGACACCGGACAGTTCGAGGACCGAGTCGACGGCCCCGTCGACGCGATACGACAACTCTTCACGAGGACAGAACTGTCTACCTGGTGACCGGCTTTTTCACCGCGCCGGCATCCCACGAACTCCGCGAGGAGATCCGGGAGTTTCTCGATCGGTCGCCGGACAACGATATCGTGATCGTTGTCGGGAACGGCGCAGACCAGTTCTCTGCGACGATCGCCCGGGACCTGTGGGACCTCGACGTGAAGGGAAGCCTCCGGCTGTGCAAGTACCCACACGGGTTCCTCCATGCGAAACTGTACACGCGACATGGCTCGTCGCCGCGAGCGAGCCACTCCGACGGCGAGACCTGCTCGCGCCCGTCAGGGTCGCCACGACGGTGAGCAACTGGGCAAACAAGGGGCGGAAGTTCCCCGCCCGACAGGCAGCGCGATACGTCCCCCTGCGGACGATCCTGGCTGCGGCAGTCGCCGTCTGGCTGCTTTCGAGTCACCCAATGGGGCCGTGAGTGACAGCGTCCCCGACGGAAGTCGTTGGACGTCTTTTCGATGGAACAATAACGTAACGGTAGTGAGATCGTGAGTTTGTGAGTTTGCGCAGAAACGAAAGAATCGAAGCCTAGGCCGGGATTTGAACCCGGGCTCTCGTCCTTACCAAGGACGCGCTTTACCGCTAAGCTACCCAGGCACGCAAGAGTGGGTTGGCCGGATTCGTCTTTAGGGCTTTCGATTCGCGTCAGGAATCGGTCGTCGACGGCACTCGCCCACCGGTCAACGTTGCGATGTGATCGGTGGTCGTCTCCGACAGTGCCTGCCGGGCCGGGGGCATATCGCCCTCGTACTCCCGGGCGAGTGTGCAGGCGTACGAAAGCAATTCCTCGGGGGGTTCCTCGTCGACGGCCGTCGTACCCGCCAGCACGGCGAGTTCGAACACGTCGGCCTCGAGGTTACGATCGAGCGTCTCGACGTCGGCACCGCCTTCCTCTCGGCGCGTCTGATCGCGGCCGAACGCCCGGACCACCTCGACCGCCCGGTCGCCGGCTTCGGTGCGGGCCAGCAGGTAGAACCCACGGGCGACGAGTACGTCGGCGGCGACGACGTCGAGATCGGCGTCGATGTCAGCCTCTGTGGCCGCAACGTCGGCCCACGGCTCCTCGTGGGCGAGCGTCCGGGTGAGGCGCAGCCCCTCGTAGATGAGTTGCACTCCGGCAGCACACCCGTGTAATGTGTCGAGATCGACGTCGGGCGAGAGCGCGCGGGCGCTCAAAAGCGTCAAAACTCCGGGAGTCATCGAGGCGTCGGCGATCCGGTCGTCGAGAACCTCTCGGAGCCGCACCGGTTCGATATCCGAGAGCGCCTCGCGCGCGGCGTTTCGAGCCCGCACGGCGTCGTCCATCACTGTAATATTGGGGAGCGAAAGGCAAAGACCTTTGGAAAATCCCGCCGGATTCGGGGTGTGCACAGCCGCCAGATCGACTCGGAAAATCGCACGACTACGCCCCATCGACGGGAGGAACTGCCGTGACCGTTCGGACGAGGACACGCGACAGGGTCAGAACGGTCGAACTCGCGAATCCCGATCGGCGAAACGCCGTGTCGCCGGCCGACCTGAACCGCATCGAACGTGCGATCAGTCACGCCGAACAGGCGGGAGAGCCGGTGGTGTACCTCGCAGGATCGGACGCCGCGTTCTGTGCGGGTGCGGACCTGGGCGCTGTCGCGTCGCTGTCTGACCCGGCGGCGTTCGCCCGACACGGAGCGAGAGTCGCCCGGCGGATCGAGGAGAGTGAGCCGATCGTCGTCGCCGGGATCGGCGGGCCGGCACGCGGCGGCGGCGTCGAACTCGCACTCGCGTGTGACCTCCGAATCGCCACGCCGGAAGCGACGTTCGCGGAGTCGGGTGTCCGGCTCGGACTGTTCGGCGCCTGGGGCGGGACGGTCCGGCTGCCGCGGATCGTCGGCGAGGGGAACGCCCTCGACCTCTCGCTTTCCGGTCGGACGATCGACGCCGAGGAGGCGCTCCGGATCGGGCTCGTCTCCCGGATCACCGACGATCCCTTCGATGTCGCGGCCGATCTCGCCCAGTATCCGCCGGACGCGCTCCGGGGAATCAAACGGCGGATCCGGGACCGGAGTGACCTCGACTCTCAAGAACGCGCCGAGGCGGAGCTGTTCGCCCGGCTCCACGATCGGTACGGTGAAAACCTTCGCAAATGACGGTGTGGTGGCACGCGACCGGGATATCAGTCACTCCCGCGACGGAGCCGGCGGCATCGACCGCTTGTGTTCGCTGCCTTCGACGAGTTCGACGACCCGGTGGATCTGGTCGGCCGTCACGTCCAGGGCTCGGACAGTGGCGGCGACCGACAGCGGACCGTCGACGTGCAGCGCCAGGATCCCGTCGAGTGTGTCGTAGTCGACGCCCATCTCCTCCTCGTCGGTCTGGCCCACCCACATCCCCGCGGTGGGCGTCTGCATCACCAGATCGTGCGGGACGCCCAGGTGGGTCGCGAGCTGGCGCACCTGCATCTTGTAGAGGTTACCGATCGGATTGCAGTCGACCGCCTGGTCGCCGTACTTCGTGAAGTAGCCGGTCATCGCTTCCGAGCGGTTGCCCGTCCCGAGCACGATCCGGTTTTCGTGGTTCGCAACGAAGTAGTTCAACACCGCCCGCGTCCGGACGTAGACGTTGCCGGCGGCCATCCGGTCGTCTGCCGCCTCGGGATACCGGTCGAAGAACGTCTCGGCGATCGGCTGGATCTCGATGACGTCGTACTCGATACCCAGATCCTCGGCGACGCGCTCGGCGTCGGACATCGTTTCGGGATCGTTCACCTCGCTGGGCATGAGCAGGCCGTGGAGGCCGTCAGTCCCCAGCGCTTCGACCGCGAGATACGCGGTCGTCGTCGAGTCGATCCCGCCGGAGAGGCCGAGGACGGCGCCGTCGGCGCCGGCCGCCTCGACGGTGTCGGCGATAAAATCGGTGATACGTTCGCGAGTTCGTTGCAGTTCGGCGTCCGAAAGCGTGAGGTCGAGCGGCGGTTCCCCCTGGAGGAAGATCGACCGCTCGTCGTCGAGTTCGCTCATCGTCCGACGGTTCGGGTTCGAATAACTAATAGCCACCTGTACCGACTAAAGTGTGTACAATCAACCCAAAATTGGAATGATAAACAAACGTTCGTTTATAAGGCAGGCAAAAATTGAGACGGAACTGGATCGTCGGGCGACAAGCGCTACGTTGAAGTGTTCCGATACGGTATCTCGACGTGCGCGCCGTTGGTCCAGTGGTAGGACAGTGGCTTCCCAAGCCACTAGCCCGGGTTCAATTCCCGGACGGCGCATGCGAGGCCGAACGCAGTGAGGCCTCGAAAACGTGAACGGCGAACGAAGTGAGCCGTGAGCGCATGATTGTCTGTACTAACCGATTCCATTCTCTGCGATTCGGGAGATGGAGGCGGGGGTAAGATACGCGAGCTGTAACTTGCATCGGGTTTCTGGTGAAATATTGATAAAATGGGCTTGAGTCCGGGCAGTCACTCACATATAGTAACCCAAGAACGATCCCCTCGATCCACAGCTCTTCGATGAGGTATTCGCCCCTTGCACACAGCAGCGGTCGAATGTCAGCTTAAATATGCGATTCGGACCGACTGGGGTATACAGACGTTGTACACATCAACTCCCAGGGTTGGCCCTGTTGCCTCGGTTGCTCCCCTAATTTGACTCCTCGGACGCCCATTCCAAGAGCGGACGAAGGCGATCCCTAACCTCTTCACCTTCTTCGGTTAGTGCGTATTCGACACGGGGTGGAATTTCGTTATACTGGCTGCGCGTGACGAGCCCAGCCCCCTCAAATTCATCGAGGCGTTTCGAAATCGTTGATGTGCTTGCAGTCGGGAGGTGGTGTTCTATCTCGGCAAATCGCATCGAATCGTGCGCCCCAATGATACTCACCAACTGCATGGCGTATTTCCGGCTCAACGTTTCGATGATACCGGTTAATGGACAGTAACACGTGCCGTCGATATTGCAGTTTGGCGCTGGTGAGGTTGCATCTGCCATGACTTTGATGCCTCGAAGTGTGTTTGAGGCTTTGGACTCTACAGTATAATAGTTTCGGGAAGTACAGTATAGGAAATGACGAAGTCAGATACGTACGATCTGGTCGTTTTGGGTGGCGGAGCGGCGGCGTTTGCGGCTATCACTGAGGCTGACAGACGTGGACTCTCGACGGCTCTGGTAAATAGTGGTCTCCCATTGGGCGGAACGTGCGTGAATGTCGGTTGCGTCCCCAGCAAACACCTCCTCGAAGTCGGAAAGACTGCCTTCGAGCCGCCCCGTACGCCGTTCAAAGCCATTTCTTACGACGACGGGCAGCCGGCGACGAATTGGCACGAAGCGATTGCGGAAAAAGATGATCTCGTTGCCGGATTGCAACACGAAAACTACGCGAGTGTCGCCGACCACTTCGGCACGAAAATTCTCGAAGGATACGGAGCTTTTTCGGATTCTCGCACCATCGAGATCCTCGACGGCCAGGACGCCGGTCGTTCGGTGACCGGTAAAAAGATACTGATCGCAACTGGCAGTTCACCGGCAATTCCCGACTTTCCGGGATTAACCGACGTACCCTACGAAACGAGTGAGTCGATCCTCGAACGAACTGACTTGCCCGAACACGTCATCATGATCGGCGGCGGCTACGTGGGGTTGGAATGGAGTCAGATACTCCATCATTTCGGGGCGAGTGTAACCATCCTGCAACGCTCAGACCGCGTGCTCTCTGCGATGGAACCGCAACTTGGTGAGGAAATCGAGCGGACATTCACCGACGAGGGGATCGAGGTTATCACCGGTGCACAGATTCAGGCAATCGATGGGTCGGATCGTACTATCGAGAACGACGAGGATGTCGTCGTTGCTGCGGATGTGGGTGGGAGCAACCAGACGTTTGCGGGGAGCGATCTCTTCCTCGCAACCGGGGTCACCCCGAACACCGACGAAATCGGCCTGGAATCCGCCAAGATAGCGACCGAGAACAGCGGTGCGATACAAGTCAATAAGCGGTTTCAAACCGCAAATCCCGACGTGTATGCGGCCGGTGACTGTATCGGGGAACCAATGCTTGAAACTACGGCCGCGAAGGAGGGAAATCACGCCGTGAAGAATGCCGTTGGCGACGAAGGGGTGACGATTGATTACCAAAGTGTTCCGGCGGTGGTTTACACCAGTCCCGAGGTTGCTTCTGTGGGTATCACGGAAGCCGAGTATGTGGAGGAGTTTGGCACTTGTACCTGTCGAACCGTTCGCATGGACGACGTGCCGAAGGCGAAGGCTGTCCGGGATAGTCGCGGCTTTGTACAGGTTGTCAAGCATCACGAAACGGATGAGATCGTCGGCGTGCACATGGTCGGGGCCCGAGCAGCAGACATGATCTCGGAGGCAACTCTGGCCGTAAAGTTTGGCCTGACAGTGGACGACATTATCGATACGGTTCACCCGTTTCCGACTTTCTCGGAGGCCTTCAAACACGCCTGTCAGGCGTTCCGTCGGGATGTCTCAAAAATGAGCTGCTGCGTCGAATAGTTACATGAGACCCTCCATCACCGTAGTACGAACGGATCGAGAGCAGTTAGCCGATCGGGGCTTCGAAACTGTTAATTGACATCTGCGAAAATTGGCCACGAATAGATGGTTTCAGAAGTAGCGCTTTCTTTTGATCTGGCTATCATTCTCCTCGCTGCGACTATCGCCGGATTCCTCGCCAGGCAGACCGGCCAGCCGACCATTATCGCCTACATCATCGCAGGGGTCATAATCGGCCCTGTCGTGCTCGGCCTCGTCGAGGTCACCGAACTCACGGAGACACTCTCGGAACTGGGACTCGCGTTTCTGCTGTTCCTGCTCGGCATCAAGATGCGCATCGACGAGATCAAACACATCCTCTCGCCGATCGTCAAGATCTCGCTGCCGCAGATGGCCGCCGTCGCCGCCGTCGGAACCGGCGTCTCGCTGGCGCTTGGATTCGGCACGATGGAATCGATTATCATCGGCCTGGCGGTGATGTACAGTTCAACTGCGGTCGTCATCAAGATGCTCACCGATCTCGGCGAGACGACCACCCTCCACGGCAAGATCGACGTCGGAATCTTGCTGCTCCAGGACGTCGTGGTCGTCATCATCCTGGCTGTCCTGGCAGCGGGCCGTCCCGAAAGCGCCGCGGAGGTCGGCACAACGCTCGCGGTCGTCCTCACGCTCGTGGCGATCATCACCGTCGCAGCGTTGGCGGCCTCGAAGTACGCGCTCCCACCCATCTTCCGGCGGATCGCCGACAACAAGCAGATTTTCTTCCTCATCGCCATCTCGTGGGCGTTCCTCTTCGTGTTC
The Halalkaliarchaeum desulfuricum DNA segment above includes these coding regions:
- the merA gene encoding mercury(II) reductase, with protein sequence MTKSDTYDLVVLGGGAAAFAAITEADRRGLSTALVNSGLPLGGTCVNVGCVPSKHLLEVGKTAFEPPRTPFKAISYDDGQPATNWHEAIAEKDDLVAGLQHENYASVADHFGTKILEGYGAFSDSRTIEILDGQDAGRSVTGKKILIATGSSPAIPDFPGLTDVPYETSESILERTDLPEHVIMIGGGYVGLEWSQILHHFGASVTILQRSDRVLSAMEPQLGEEIERTFTDEGIEVITGAQIQAIDGSDRTIENDEDVVVAADVGGSNQTFAGSDLFLATGVTPNTDEIGLESAKIATENSGAIQVNKRFQTANPDVYAAGDCIGEPMLETTAAKEGNHAVKNAVGDEGVTIDYQSVPAVVYTSPEVASVGITEAEYVEEFGTCTCRTVRMDDVPKAKAVRDSRGFVQVVKHHETDEIVGVHMVGARAADMISEATLAVKFGLTVDDIIDTVHPFPTFSEAFKHACQAFRRDVSKMSCCVE
- a CDS encoding enoyl-CoA hydratase/isomerase family protein, translating into MTVRTRTRDRVRTVELANPDRRNAVSPADLNRIERAISHAEQAGEPVVYLAGSDAAFCAGADLGAVASLSDPAAFARHGARVARRIEESEPIVVAGIGGPARGGGVELALACDLRIATPEATFAESGVRLGLFGAWGGTVRLPRIVGEGNALDLSLSGRTIDAEEALRIGLVSRITDDPFDVAADLAQYPPDALRGIKRRIRDRSDLDSQERAEAELFARLHDRYGENLRK
- a CDS encoding winged helix-turn-helix transcriptional regulator translates to MADATSPAPNCNIDGTCYCPLTGIIETLSRKYAMQLVSIIGAHDSMRFAEIEHHLPTASTSTISKRLDEFEGAGLVTRSQYNEIPPRVEYALTEEGEEVRDRLRPLLEWASEESN
- a CDS encoding NAD+ synthase — translated: MSELDDERSIFLQGEPPLDLTLSDAELQRTRERITDFIADTVEAAGADGAVLGLSGGIDSTTTAYLAVEALGTDGLHGLLMPSEVNDPETMSDAERVAEDLGIEYDVIEIQPIAETFFDRYPEAADDRMAAGNVYVRTRAVLNYFVANHENRIVLGTGNRSEAMTGYFTKYGDQAVDCNPIGNLYKMQVRQLATHLGVPHDLVMQTPTAGMWVGQTDEEEMGVDYDTLDGILALHVDGPLSVAATVRALDVTADQIHRVVELVEGSEHKRSMPPAPSRE
- a CDS encoding DUF7114 family protein, yielding MDDAVRARNAAREALSDIEPVRLREVLDDRIADASMTPGVLTLLSARALSPDVDLDTLHGCAAGVQLIYEGLRLTRTLAHEEPWADVAATEADIDADLDVVAADVLVARGFYLLARTEAGDRAVEVVRAFGRDQTRREEGGADVETLDRNLEADVFELAVLAGTTAVDEEPPEELLSYACTLAREYEGDMPPARQALSETTTDHIATLTGGRVPSTTDS
- a CDS encoding isochorismatase family protein, whose product is MSERVFGEYYVPDVIPESDVHYFDLDGDRSRRAGWGKSPAILVVDLTRAFTEERPAVSQPCVEATADLLEVARDAGVPVVYTTPTPAGTYPRDYRKPTIRSSDGAPSDEHRQWVQKLDEIVPEVEPEDGEQVFEKPRASAFFDTHLSNYLHHYGIDTLIVAGMSTSGCVRATVVDGHSSNFRMIVPPECVADRSVTSHEVSLFDMDMKYADVTPLATVTERLEADD